A genomic stretch from Candidatus Methanomassiliicoccus intestinalis Issoire-Mx1 includes:
- a CDS encoding leucine-rich repeat domain-containing protein, whose translation MSSNKIIKVAIVVMLISVLSVATVAVMPSSSASSSFAPDGGMYEYKTEGISAETYRATITGYTEGSEEFLAIQTGIEGYPVKAIGPNAFQNSTLLEAVIIPERVDSIGDYAFAGCSSLKAAYFIGEMPDMGNGVFDNAASGFTIYCLNEVWNGYNDYKTDVWSPYVYTDSTGGSYSYYILNDEITIFRHISGENISIPSSIENNGRNYPVISIGPESFYKCNVKTVTIADGIERIEDRAFSWEHDEGSALDSITFSNTLKSIGDEAFRNCKSLRSVNLPESLRYIGFEAFRDSSLVSAYIPDSVSYVGGGAFYCCYDLKSAKLSRSMTEIPERMFGYCALLTSIDFSDRITAVGSSAFYKCGLTSLDLNEIETIEREAFYGCTNLRFVDADEVRTIGNEAFYDCTSLKYVSFDEIESISYRAFGKCTSWDYVVFSESLRYLGEDSFRGCTSMSDAYFEGPMPVIGDNAFKNADEDFAVHYLKSNSASWSGFDAYNSAVWDGSLPNDNSGINNSMMILIAAIAVLIVLIVSVLILFKKKKGRSP comes from the coding sequence ATGTCGTCAAATAAAATCATTAAGGTAGCCATTGTTGTCATGCTTATTTCAGTTCTATCGGTGGCCACTGTTGCTGTTATGCCGTCTTCATCTGCCTCGTCATCTTTTGCTCCCGATGGTGGCATGTATGAATATAAGACTGAAGGCATAAGTGCTGAAACATACAGAGCTACAATTACAGGATATACAGAAGGAAGCGAAGAGTTCTTGGCGATTCAAACAGGAATCGAAGGATATCCTGTGAAAGCAATAGGCCCTAATGCATTTCAGAACTCTACATTGCTGGAAGCAGTTATAATTCCAGAAAGAGTCGACAGTATCGGGGATTATGCCTTTGCAGGCTGTTCATCTCTGAAAGCTGCATATTTTATCGGAGAAATGCCAGACATGGGAAATGGTGTGTTTGATAATGCTGCCAGCGGATTTACCATCTATTGTCTGAACGAAGTCTGGAATGGATATAATGATTACAAGACCGATGTCTGGTCGCCCTATGTATACACAGACAGCACCGGGGGTAGTTATTCTTATTATATTCTTAATGATGAAATTACGATTTTCAGACACATTTCCGGTGAGAATATCTCCATTCCATCGTCTATTGAAAACAATGGTAGGAACTATCCAGTAATCTCAATCGGTCCGGAATCTTTCTATAAGTGCAATGTTAAAACAGTCACGATTGCTGATGGAATCGAAAGGATTGAAGACAGGGCGTTTTCATGGGAGCACGATGAAGGTTCAGCATTAGATTCTATAACCTTTTCAAATACTCTCAAATCGATAGGTGATGAGGCTTTCAGAAACTGTAAATCATTAAGATCTGTAAACCTTCCAGAATCTCTAAGATATATAGGATTCGAAGCATTCAGAGATTCCTCATTAGTCTCTGCATACATTCCTGATTCGGTGAGTTATGTAGGGGGAGGAGCATTCTACTGCTGTTATGATCTGAAATCTGCAAAATTAAGCCGGAGCATGACTGAAATTCCTGAAAGAATGTTTGGTTACTGTGCACTTCTAACATCCATTGATTTTTCTGACAGAATAACTGCAGTTGGAAGTTCAGCCTTTTATAAATGCGGTTTAACGTCTCTTGATCTCAACGAGATCGAGACGATTGAAAGGGAAGCATTCTATGGCTGTACTAACCTGAGATTCGTTGATGCAGATGAAGTAAGAACAATAGGCAACGAGGCATTCTACGACTGCACTTCATTAAAGTATGTATCTTTTGATGAGATCGAATCCATCAGTTACAGGGCTTTTGGAAAATGCACTTCTTGGGATTATGTCGTATTTTCAGAAAGTTTAAGATATCTTGGTGAAGACTCTTTCCGCGGGTGCACTTCAATGTCTGATGCATACTTTGAAGGTCCTATGCCGGTAATAGGCGACAATGCTTTTAAAAATGCAGACGAAGACTTTGCAGTTCATTATCTAAAGAGTAATTCGGCATCTTGGTCAGGCTTCGATGCATACAACTCTGCAGTATGGGACGGATCTCTGCCTAATGACAATTCAGGTATCAACAATTCAATGATGATATTAATCGCAGCAATTGCTGTATTGATAGTACTCATTGTCTCTGTTTTAATTTTATTCAAAAAGAAAAAGGGACGCAGTCCCTGA
- a CDS encoding SDR family NAD(P)-dependent oxidoreductase: protein MRLEDKVVVITGGGTGIGRGTAILFAKEGAKVMIAGRREETLRETVEIIRSNNGSADYVVTDISKSEQVKRLFETTADKYGKIDILFNNAAIFTGNGNDISELKEEDWDTLMDINLKAQFLCSKYVIPYLRKNNGGSIIFTSSISAYIAQKKHVLYNTAKGGIEMMMKCMALDFSKENIRVNSVCPAWVEPDMELFRKNHGDKEAEEIVNLHPIGRLGTPEDVAYAVLYLASDESSWVTGTSLIIDGGYTLQ from the coding sequence ATGAGACTAGAGGATAAAGTAGTAGTCATAACTGGAGGTGGTACCGGAATTGGACGCGGTACTGCCATTCTTTTTGCCAAGGAAGGCGCGAAAGTAATGATTGCTGGTAGAAGAGAAGAGACTCTCAGAGAAACAGTTGAAATCATCAGATCAAACAATGGATCTGCTGACTATGTTGTTACAGATATTTCCAAATCAGAACAAGTGAAACGTCTATTCGAAACGACTGCGGATAAGTATGGCAAGATAGATATTTTATTCAATAATGCAGCCATATTCACAGGAAACGGCAATGACATTTCAGAATTAAAAGAAGAAGACTGGGATACTCTGATGGATATCAATCTGAAGGCGCAGTTCCTATGTTCAAAGTATGTTATTCCTTACCTGAGAAAAAACAATGGAGGGAGCATCATATTCACATCTTCAATTTCTGCATATATAGCACAGAAAAAACATGTCTTATATAATACAGCTAAAGGCGGGATTGAAATGATGATGAAATGCATGGCACTCGATTTTTCTAAAGAGAATATCCGTGTGAATAGTGTTTGTCCAGCCTGGGTAGAACCAGATATGGAGTTATTTAGAAAGAATCATGGAGACAAAGAAGCTGAAGAGATCGTAAATCTCCACCCCATAGGCAGATTGGGCACTCCGGAAGACGTGGCATATGCTGTTCTATACTTAGCATCGGATGAGTCTTCCTGGGTAACTGGTACATCGCTGATCATTGATGGTGGTTATACACTGCAATGA
- a CDS encoding ABC transporter ATP-binding protein: MDNVPLLEVKNLKKCYGDFEALKGVSYSIGSGQMVGLIGPNGCGKSTMMKCICKIHEPTSGEIFIDGESTKGKKASALAKLVANVPAESRGTFGMSVMDLVMLGRHPYVDSIWWESDDDENVAMDAMKRFGLDHLKDKQLSMLSSGEYQRAMIAKAYVQSPRLMLVDEPTSHLDMKYKLEVMEYLQAMVKTDMTILVAEHDISLMARYCDLCIIMKKGEIKTIGDPKKVITEELIEEVYEVDARVGTDPDGEIYILPKRFRASNANKF; the protein is encoded by the coding sequence ATGGATAATGTTCCTCTTTTAGAAGTTAAAAATCTAAAGAAGTGTTACGGTGACTTTGAAGCCCTTAAAGGAGTTAGTTACTCTATAGGCAGTGGGCAGATGGTCGGTCTTATCGGCCCGAATGGCTGCGGCAAGTCCACGATGATGAAGTGCATCTGTAAAATTCATGAACCTACATCTGGAGAAATATTCATTGATGGAGAGAGCACGAAAGGAAAGAAAGCCTCAGCCCTTGCAAAGCTTGTAGCGAATGTGCCTGCAGAGAGCAGAGGAACTTTCGGCATGTCTGTTATGGATTTAGTGATGTTGGGCAGACATCCATATGTTGACAGCATCTGGTGGGAAAGCGATGATGATGAGAATGTCGCAATGGATGCCATGAAACGATTCGGTTTAGACCACCTCAAAGACAAACAGCTTTCGATGCTCAGCAGCGGAGAGTATCAGCGTGCAATGATCGCTAAAGCATATGTTCAATCTCCCCGCCTGATGCTGGTCGATGAACCTACCAGCCACTTAGATATGAAATACAAACTGGAAGTAATGGAATATCTGCAGGCGATGGTAAAAACAGACATGACCATTCTAGTTGCTGAGCACGACATCAGCCTTATGGCCCGTTATTGTGATCTGTGCATAATCATGAAGAAAGGAGAGATCAAAACCATCGGAGATCCTAAGAAAGTGATTACCGAGGAGCTCATAGAGGAAGTATATGAAGTAGATGCAAGGGTCGGTACAGATCCAGATGGTGAGATATACATTCTGCCAAAGAGATTCAGAGCATCTAATGCTAATAAGTTCTAG
- a CDS encoding iron chelate uptake ABC transporter family permease subunit, with the protein MNSRRILSVLIVAVIISAAIVPSIGSASASSENTPQILIDYGNGETQWIDAASEGSYLDVTKESASAAGISLEANSSVTKINEFSNTVIKGSSGNSITTSWKLYVLDEAGNWKYDEKVTASSSYDGKTFAWGFYPDADEVICPVVTPQYPDAWTTIGGSSSSENVSDSYGPENLTTPPGWYFPTNNGFIDSGIVCAGDYLYFTSSGSKTPSTSPALHCLNKDSGEEIWKFEYDIGSGDELTTPLITGDLIILCASNENIYCLDRFNGELYWNEEIPFEPPRDENGAIDWSGRTFRSGPSTPAYDSGALYFGSADGKVYCYSISKEKAERIWMYQTNGSIYYVKPTFATINGERILYIGNYEGNVYAINAHTGSLIWNEQVVNYLPEGKMYLGSVDSISIAPENIIVCCSDGSMSKTDGYMLMLDPLTGEEIWKHEYLTSNPVIQEDGFIFYHNLSVYKLDWEGNEIWKSNDVNYIKGDMTEAGGIIYAMEFSAGGSLITLNADSGKIIQKIVVEPYTTTSYSMVQPTVIDGKVYIANDGGFVYCIDASGSPPPAADDDSPTYGFNHWSWYLIFAIIAAMIILLVYLLKYHDDSGLSEVKRKKRRFVYIAVFGTVMSIIAFFISLSISSGGIMPISDAAVSLVSSIQKTLNGDPLNTMELYIYNARLPRAIGAIAVGVGLSIAGCMYQAIIRNPLVDPYITGVSSGAGCIAVAAMAFNITLPFLSPDSNYIIPVAAIAGGLLAFAATMFIAEKSGGNSVNYILGGVIVGFAFSSIQTIFVSLAGNKLQDVMYWLFGSFSTVSWENAWLIFIPAMGISLISLLWAREFNLVVLGEEQAKQMGLNVRTFNRIMLIIASVLTAICVAFVGIIGFVGLVVPHACRLLMGGDNRLVMPASIILGAMLMLSSDIIARMALMPLELPVGAITAIIGTPVFAYMLIKKGGNYDG; encoded by the coding sequence TTGAATAGCCGGCGGATTTTGTCGGTTCTGATCGTAGCAGTGATCATATCTGCAGCGATCGTTCCATCGATAGGCAGTGCGAGTGCATCCAGTGAAAACACGCCGCAGATTCTCATAGACTACGGCAACGGTGAGACGCAGTGGATAGATGCAGCATCTGAAGGATCATACTTAGACGTTACAAAAGAATCAGCGTCTGCAGCAGGTATAAGCCTCGAAGCAAATAGTTCTGTAACTAAGATAAATGAGTTTTCAAATACTGTAATTAAAGGCAGTTCAGGAAACAGCATCACTACTTCATGGAAACTTTACGTGTTGGATGAAGCTGGAAACTGGAAATATGATGAAAAGGTAACAGCATCTTCCTCATATGACGGAAAAACTTTCGCCTGGGGATTTTACCCTGATGCGGATGAAGTCATCTGTCCTGTGGTGACACCTCAATATCCTGACGCATGGACAACAATTGGAGGGTCTTCTTCATCAGAAAATGTCTCTGATTCTTATGGTCCTGAAAATCTCACAACTCCCCCCGGATGGTATTTCCCGACAAACAACGGCTTCATTGATTCGGGAATAGTCTGCGCCGGTGATTATCTATACTTCACATCTTCAGGAAGTAAAACTCCGAGTACCAGTCCTGCTCTCCACTGCCTAAACAAAGACAGCGGAGAAGAAATCTGGAAATTTGAATATGACATAGGAAGCGGAGATGAACTTACAACTCCACTGATCACCGGAGATTTGATAATTCTCTGCGCCAGCAATGAAAACATCTACTGTTTAGACAGATTCAACGGTGAATTATATTGGAACGAAGAAATCCCCTTTGAGCCTCCGAGAGATGAGAACGGAGCGATAGACTGGTCTGGAAGAACATTCCGTTCAGGCCCTTCCACCCCGGCTTATGATTCTGGAGCTCTGTACTTCGGTTCCGCAGACGGCAAAGTCTACTGTTATTCCATATCAAAGGAAAAAGCTGAACGCATCTGGATGTACCAGACTAACGGTTCGATCTATTATGTTAAACCGACATTTGCTACCATAAACGGAGAGCGCATCCTATACATTGGGAATTATGAAGGCAATGTGTATGCTATAAACGCCCACACCGGCAGCCTGATCTGGAATGAACAGGTAGTTAATTATCTGCCTGAAGGTAAAATGTATCTCGGATCTGTAGACAGCATATCGATTGCACCTGAAAATATAATCGTGTGCTGCAGCGATGGAAGTATGTCAAAAACAGACGGATACATGCTCATGCTTGACCCGTTGACAGGAGAAGAGATTTGGAAGCATGAATATCTTACAAGCAATCCCGTGATACAGGAAGACGGTTTCATATTTTATCATAATCTCAGCGTTTACAAGCTTGACTGGGAAGGAAATGAGATCTGGAAAAGTAATGATGTAAATTATATTAAGGGAGATATGACAGAGGCTGGCGGAATAATTTATGCAATGGAATTTTCTGCAGGCGGATCTCTGATAACTCTAAACGCAGATTCAGGTAAAATCATACAGAAAATTGTTGTTGAACCATATACCACGACTTCATACTCAATGGTGCAGCCGACAGTTATTGATGGAAAAGTCTACATAGCAAACGATGGAGGATTCGTTTACTGCATTGATGCTTCAGGATCTCCTCCGCCAGCGGCAGATGATGATTCACCGACATATGGGTTTAACCATTGGTCCTGGTATCTCATATTCGCAATTATAGCCGCAATGATCATTCTTTTAGTATATCTGCTAAAATACCACGATGACAGCGGCCTCAGCGAAGTGAAGAGGAAAAAGAGGAGATTCGTATATATCGCGGTTTTCGGCACCGTGATGTCGATCATAGCGTTCTTCATCTCACTTTCAATTTCTTCCGGCGGAATCATGCCGATAAGTGACGCTGCTGTATCCTTGGTATCATCGATACAGAAGACATTGAACGGGGATCCGCTTAACACTATGGAGCTTTATATCTACAATGCCAGACTTCCAAGGGCTATCGGCGCGATAGCTGTCGGAGTAGGATTATCGATAGCCGGATGCATGTATCAGGCAATCATCAGAAATCCTCTTGTCGATCCATATATCACTGGTGTATCCTCTGGAGCAGGATGCATAGCCGTAGCTGCTATGGCATTCAACATCACACTCCCATTCCTCTCACCTGATTCTAATTATATCATACCAGTAGCTGCCATTGCAGGCGGGCTTCTGGCATTTGCAGCCACAATGTTCATCGCAGAGAAGTCAGGAGGAAATTCCGTAAATTACATTTTAGGCGGTGTAATCGTAGGATTCGCATTCTCCTCAATACAAACAATCTTTGTTTCTCTGGCAGGCAACAAGCTTCAGGATGTAATGTACTGGCTGTTCGGAAGTTTTTCAACTGTCAGCTGGGAAAATGCCTGGCTGATTTTTATTCCAGCAATGGGCATTTCATTGATATCCCTGCTGTGGGCCAGAGAGTTTAATCTTGTAGTCTTAGGAGAAGAGCAGGCCAAGCAGATGGGTCTGAATGTAAGAACATTCAACAGAATAATGCTGATTATCGCTTCAGTACTCACTGCCATTTGTGTTGCTTTTGTCGGTATCATTGGATTCGTAGGACTGGTTGTGCCTCATGCCTGCCGCCTGCTGATGGGCGGGGACAATCGTCTTGTCATGCCAGCCAGTATCATCCTTGGCGCCATGCTGATGCTTTCATCAGATATCATAGCAAGAATGGCCCTTATGCCGTTAGAACTGCCTGTCGGTGCTATCACAGCCATAATCGGCACTCCTGTGTTTGCATACATGCTGATTAAGAAAGGAGGGAACTACGATGGATAA
- a CDS encoding ABC transporter substrate-binding protein — translation MEPTKVKLTASIIIAVLIIAALPFIGTTSMAEDDKEGLVIDFGYWDITWTETPLQDGMNGIELLEEVCSINNYELILSSDRSKVISINGQESLPDRPWTLFSLQEKQWVKVEASPLEVNVSDYTLLAWGRASDSEDLIPGVDATGFEYYGYGRNGASTVTGNQLRIVSLSPTITEMIVAAGGAELLVGTDLYSNYPDEIVEGQNSGDIEIVGGYTDPNYEKIVGLAPDLVFCDKGVGSHTHMADKLRKSGINCVVLYDTTGMDMVYNNLWIVSSALGYNETGNKVISYINNTIDTVTGIVGNEPDRKTFISLSTNNAPYTSGKSTYISDIISMVGGKNVFDDQSQTWVQVGIEAMHSKQPEVIILISETYVGTQEEYDKIISGLNDIWKDTPAYKNGEIYIFSGKAGDLLSRSGPRLGEATELIAKIIHPDQFIKKNSQDVVPKFFGDDYKQFLKYQYEVFI, via the coding sequence TTGGAACCTACCAAAGTCAAACTGACCGCCTCAATAATCATTGCTGTTCTGATTATTGCCGCTCTGCCGTTTATAGGAACAACATCAATGGCTGAAGATGATAAGGAAGGATTGGTCATTGATTTTGGTTACTGGGACATCACATGGACAGAGACTCCGCTACAGGACGGGATGAACGGAATAGAACTCTTAGAAGAAGTTTGCAGCATCAACAATTATGAGCTCATCCTCAGCAGCGATAGAAGCAAAGTCATTTCAATAAATGGACAGGAATCACTGCCTGACAGGCCTTGGACCCTTTTTTCGCTGCAGGAAAAACAGTGGGTAAAGGTTGAGGCTTCACCATTGGAGGTAAATGTCTCAGACTACACTCTACTGGCATGGGGCAGAGCTTCAGATTCAGAAGATTTGATCCCTGGGGTAGATGCCACAGGCTTTGAGTACTACGGTTACGGAAGAAACGGAGCTTCCACAGTTACAGGAAACCAGCTTAGGATCGTAAGCCTCTCTCCAACAATCACAGAAATGATAGTTGCCGCAGGAGGGGCAGAGCTGCTGGTAGGAACTGATCTGTACAGCAATTATCCTGATGAAATCGTAGAAGGGCAGAACAGCGGAGACATTGAGATCGTCGGCGGTTATACCGATCCGAATTATGAAAAAATAGTCGGCTTGGCACCGGACTTAGTATTCTGCGATAAGGGAGTGGGATCCCATACACACATGGCTGACAAGCTGAGAAAATCCGGCATAAACTGCGTAGTGCTCTATGACACCACAGGCATGGATATGGTCTACAATAATCTGTGGATTGTGTCTTCAGCCTTGGGGTATAATGAAACTGGAAATAAAGTAATCAGCTACATCAACAATACAATAGATACTGTCACAGGCATTGTAGGAAATGAACCTGACAGAAAGACGTTTATCAGTTTGTCAACAAACAACGCTCCCTATACCTCAGGAAAATCAACTTACATTTCTGATATAATCTCGATGGTCGGAGGAAAGAACGTTTTCGATGATCAAAGCCAGACCTGGGTTCAGGTAGGGATCGAGGCAATGCATTCCAAGCAGCCTGAGGTTATAATCCTCATTTCCGAAACATACGTTGGAACGCAGGAAGAGTATGACAAGATAATCAGCGGATTAAATGATATTTGGAAGGATACTCCGGCCTATAAAAATGGAGAGATCTATATTTTCAGCGGTAAAGCAGGAGACCTTCTTTCAAGATCGGGACCGAGGCTTGGAGAAGCTACGGAACTGATAGCAAAGATAATTCATCCAGATCAGTTTATTAAGAAAAACTCACAGGATGTAGTCCCCAAATTCTTCGGCGATGACTACAAACAGTTTTTGAAATATCAATATGAGGTGTTTATTTGA